In the Pseudolabrys taiwanensis genome, one interval contains:
- a CDS encoding DNA-directed RNA polymerase subunit alpha has product MIQKNWQELIRPNKLQVTQGHDAARVATVVAEPLERGFGVTLGNALRRILLSSLQGAAVQSVHIDGVLHEFSSIAGVREDVTDLVLNIKDIAIKMQGEGPKRMVVKKQGPGTVTAGDIQTVGDVTVLNPDLVLCTLDEGAEIRMEFTVNTGKGYVPAERNRPEDAPIGLIPVDSLYSPVKKVSYKVENTREGQILDYDKLTMTIETNGAVTPEDALAFAARILQDQLSVFVTFEEPRKEQAAEAIPELAFNPSFLKKVDELELSVRSANCLKNDNIVYIGDLVQKTEAEMLRTPNFGRKSLNEIKEVLAQMGLHLGMEVPGWPPENIEELAKRFEDHY; this is encoded by the coding sequence GTGATCCAAAAGAATTGGCAGGAATTGATCAGGCCGAACAAGCTCCAGGTCACCCAGGGTCACGACGCCGCGCGCGTCGCCACCGTGGTTGCCGAGCCGCTCGAGCGCGGCTTCGGCGTGACGCTCGGCAACGCGCTGCGCCGCATTCTTCTGTCTTCACTCCAGGGCGCGGCCGTGCAGTCGGTGCATATCGACGGCGTGCTGCACGAGTTCTCCTCGATCGCCGGCGTGCGCGAGGACGTGACCGATCTGGTGCTGAACATCAAGGACATCGCCATCAAGATGCAGGGCGAAGGCCCCAAGCGCATGGTGGTGAAGAAGCAGGGCCCGGGCACCGTGACCGCGGGCGACATCCAGACCGTCGGCGACGTGACCGTGCTCAATCCGGACCTCGTGCTGTGCACCCTCGACGAGGGCGCCGAGATCCGCATGGAGTTCACCGTCAACACCGGCAAGGGCTATGTCCCGGCCGAGCGTAACCGTCCCGAGGACGCGCCGATCGGCCTGATCCCGGTCGACTCGCTGTATTCGCCGGTCAAGAAGGTTTCGTACAAGGTCGAGAACACCCGCGAGGGCCAGATCCTCGACTACGACAAGCTGACCATGACGATCGAGACCAACGGCGCCGTCACGCCGGAGGACGCGCTCGCTTTCGCCGCGCGCATCCTGCAGGACCAGCTCAGCGTGTTCGTCACCTTCGAGGAGCCGCGCAAGGAGCAGGCCGCCGAGGCGATCCCCGAGCTCGCTTTCAACCCGTCCTTCCTCAAGAAGGTGGACGAGCTCGAGCTGTCGGTGCGTTCGGCCAACTGTCTCAAGAACGACAACATCGTCTACATCGGCGACCTCGTGCAGAAGACCGAAGCCGAGATGCTGCGCACGCCGAACTTCGGCCGCAAGTCGCTCAACGAGATCAAGGAAGTGCTGGCGCAGATGGGCCTGCACCTCGGCATGGAAGTGCCGGGCTGGCCGCCGGAAAACATCGAAGAGCTGGCCAAGCGCTTCGAGGATCATTACTGA
- the rpsM gene encoding 30S ribosomal protein S13 produces the protein MARIAGVNLPTNKRVIIALQYIHGIGPKIAKDIVKALNLSEERRVSQLTDAEVLQIRELIDRDYMVEGDLRRDVAMNIKRLMDLGCYRGLRHRKGLPVRGQRTHTNARTRKGPAKTIAGKKKTA, from the coding sequence GTGGCTCGTATCGCGGGTGTCAACCTACCCACCAACAAGCGCGTGATCATCGCGCTGCAGTACATTCATGGCATCGGACCGAAGATCGCCAAGGATATCGTCAAGGCTTTGAACCTCTCGGAGGAGCGCCGCGTATCGCAGCTCACCGACGCCGAGGTGTTGCAGATCCGCGAGCTGATCGATCGCGACTATATGGTCGAGGGCGATCTTCGCCGTGACGTGGCGATGAACATCAAGCGGCTGATGGACCTCGGGTGCTACCGCGGCCTGCGTCACCGCAAGGGTCTGCCGGTCCGTGGCCAGCGCACGCACACCAACGCGCGCACCCGCAAGGGTCCGGCCAAGACCATCGCCGGCAAGAAGAAGACCGCCTGA
- a CDS encoding zinc-binding alcohol dehydrogenase family protein: MKAVAYSKSLPISAEDSLVDLVVDKPEPGPRDLRVAVRAISVNPVDTKVRLRAQPAPGEPPKILGYDAAGVVDAVGTAVTLFKPGDEVFYAGSIKRPGTNSEFHLVDERIVGHKPKTLSFAQAAALPLTSITAWELLFDRLGVLPGKTPDDRALLVIGGAGGVGSILIQLARRLTALTVIATASRPETQDWCRKLGAHHVINHRQPMPEQLKAIGHANVALIAGLTNTEQHYPAIAEIIAPQGKFALIDNPTTLDANLLKSKAASIHWELMFTRPSFETPDMIAQHRLLDDVSSLVDSGVLITTLANEITPINAANLRRAHEMIESERSIGKVVLHGW, from the coding sequence ATGAAAGCCGTCGCCTATTCCAAGTCACTGCCGATCAGCGCCGAGGACTCTCTCGTCGACCTCGTCGTCGACAAGCCGGAGCCCGGCCCGCGCGACCTGCGCGTCGCGGTCCGCGCCATCTCCGTCAATCCGGTCGATACCAAAGTCCGGCTGCGCGCCCAGCCGGCCCCTGGCGAACCGCCGAAGATCCTCGGCTATGACGCCGCCGGCGTTGTTGACGCCGTCGGTACCGCCGTCACTCTGTTCAAGCCGGGCGACGAGGTGTTCTACGCCGGGTCGATCAAGCGCCCGGGCACCAACTCCGAATTCCACCTGGTCGACGAGCGCATTGTCGGACACAAGCCCAAGACCCTGTCGTTCGCGCAGGCAGCCGCCCTGCCCCTCACCAGCATCACCGCCTGGGAACTGCTGTTCGACCGGCTTGGCGTCCTGCCCGGCAAGACGCCGGACGACCGCGCCCTGCTCGTCATCGGCGGCGCCGGCGGCGTCGGCTCGATCCTCATCCAGCTGGCGCGGCGGCTGACGGCGCTCACCGTCATCGCCACCGCCTCGCGGCCCGAAACGCAGGATTGGTGCCGCAAGCTCGGCGCGCACCACGTCATCAACCATCGCCAGCCGATGCCCGAACAGCTCAAGGCGATCGGCCACGCCAATGTCGCCCTGATCGCTGGACTGACCAACACCGAACAGCACTATCCGGCCATCGCCGAGATCATCGCGCCGCAAGGCAAATTCGCGCTGATCGACAATCCGACGACGCTCGACGCCAACTTGCTCAAGAGCAAGGCCGCGTCGATCCACTGGGAGCTGATGTTCACGCGCCCGAGCTTTGAGACGCCGGACATGATCGCGCAACACCGCTTGCTCGACGACGTTTCGTCGCTGGTCGACAGCGGCGTGCTGATCACCACCCTTGCGAACGAGATCACCCCGATCAACGCCGCCAATCTCAGGCGCGCGCACGAGATGATTGAAAGCGAACGCAGCATCGGCAAGGTCGTGCTGCACGGCTGGTGA
- a CDS encoding c-type cytochrome, which produces MFRKLGLACAFGAALMTSAYAQSDLVKRGDYLVNTIMTCANCHTPKGPTGDIAEKAFSGGLSWDEPPFKVTASNITQDKETGIGSWTDAQIKMLLRTGKRPNGVQIAEVMPTAFYGIISDRDMNAIVAYLRTIKPISNKVPDPIYRMQLPHHAYPGSEKPYTEATINGDKLKKGFYLATIGHCMECHTPFKAGGGKDFVGDLGKGGMEFPGPWGKSVSRNITPSKTKGIGAWTDAEIKTAITTGKDKDGKPLKPPMGYHYYSKMTGEDLDAVIAYLRTVPAQD; this is translated from the coding sequence ATGTTTCGCAAATTAGGACTGGCGTGCGCCTTCGGCGCCGCGCTGATGACGTCTGCCTACGCGCAATCGGATCTGGTCAAGCGCGGCGATTATCTCGTCAATACGATCATGACTTGCGCCAACTGCCACACGCCGAAGGGTCCCACCGGCGACATCGCGGAGAAGGCGTTCTCCGGCGGCCTTTCCTGGGACGAGCCGCCGTTCAAGGTGACCGCTTCCAACATCACGCAGGACAAGGAGACCGGCATCGGTTCGTGGACCGACGCGCAGATCAAGATGTTGCTGCGAACCGGCAAGCGGCCGAACGGCGTGCAGATCGCCGAAGTGATGCCGACGGCGTTCTACGGCATCATCAGCGATCGCGACATGAATGCCATCGTCGCTTATCTGCGCACGATCAAGCCGATCAGCAACAAGGTGCCGGACCCGATCTACAGGATGCAGCTTCCGCATCACGCGTATCCGGGATCGGAAAAGCCGTATACGGAAGCGACGATCAACGGCGACAAGCTCAAAAAGGGCTTCTATCTCGCGACCATCGGCCATTGCATGGAGTGTCACACGCCGTTCAAGGCGGGCGGCGGCAAGGACTTCGTCGGCGATCTCGGCAAAGGCGGCATGGAATTCCCCGGACCGTGGGGCAAGTCGGTGTCGCGCAACATCACGCCAAGCAAGACGAAAGGCATCGGCGCCTGGACGGATGCCGAAATCAAAACGGCGATCACCACCGGCAAGGATAAGGACGGCAAGCCGCTGAAGCCGCCGATGGGCTATCATTACTACAGCAAGATGACGGGCGAGGATCTCGACGCCGTCATCGCTTATCTGCGCACCGTGCCGGCGCAGGACTAG
- a CDS encoding SRPBCC family protein: MSKPSFVYVTYIRTTPEELWAALTDPRTIRRYWFGMSAESDFKAGSPWRLKLDDGRVADAGEILEADPPRRLVIRWRNEFRPELKAEGYSRCTMQIEMADYYPDFGGKAAKLTIRHEIEGEGGKFIEAVSGGWPKVLSNLKSLLETGDVAFKE; encoded by the coding sequence ATGAGTAAACCAAGTTTTGTCTACGTCACTTACATCCGCACAACACCCGAGGAGCTCTGGGCCGCGCTGACCGATCCGCGTACGATCCGCAGATATTGGTTCGGCATGTCGGCCGAAAGCGACTTCAAGGCCGGCTCGCCGTGGCGGCTCAAGCTCGATGACGGCCGCGTCGCTGACGCAGGCGAGATACTGGAGGCAGATCCGCCTCGCCGCCTTGTAATCCGCTGGCGCAACGAGTTCAGGCCGGAGCTCAAAGCGGAAGGGTACTCGCGCTGCACGATGCAGATTGAGATGGCCGACTACTACCCTGATTTCGGCGGCAAGGCGGCCAAGCTCACCATTCGTCACGAGATCGAAGGCGAGGGCGGCAAGTTCATCGAAGCGGTTTCCGGCGGTTGGCCGAAGGTTTTGTCGAATCTCAAGTCTCTGCTCGAGACCGGCGACGTGGCGTTCAAGGAGTAA
- the rpsK gene encoding 30S ribosomal protein S11: protein MAKEATRVRRRERKNIASGVAHVNASFNNTMITITDAQGNAIAWSSAGTMGFKGSRKSTPYAAQVAAEDAAKKAQEHGMRTLEVEVSGPGSGRESALRALQAAGFTVTSIRDVTSIPHNGCRPRKRRRV from the coding sequence ATGGCCAAGGAAGCCACCCGCGTCCGCCGGCGCGAACGCAAGAACATCGCCTCCGGCGTGGCGCATGTGAATGCGTCGTTCAACAACACCATGATCACCATCACCGACGCGCAGGGCAACGCGATTGCCTGGTCGTCGGCTGGCACCATGGGCTTCAAGGGCTCCCGCAAGTCGACGCCTTACGCCGCGCAGGTCGCGGCCGAGGACGCCGCCAAGAAGGCGCAGGAGCACGGCATGCGCACGCTCGAGGTCGAGGTGTCGGGTCCGGGTTCGGGCCGTGAGTCGGCGCTGCGCGCGCTGCAGGCGGCGGGTTTCACCGTGACGTCGATCCGCGACGTGACGTCGATCCCGCATAATGGTTGCCGTCCGCGCAAGCGTCGTCGCGTCTGA
- a CDS encoding formate/nitrite transporter family protein, whose translation MGNVHVSMTERRSSKQQSTGKRRAARGISQREVEDVEEMSTPRTPVIYEVVRRLGDEEMERPAFSLWWSGVAAGLSISFSLLAQAVLHTHLPDAPWRDLIAAFGYSIGFLIVVLGRQQLFTESTITVVLPVLNDLSLENLWRMLRLWAIVLLANIAGTLFAAIFCTYLPAVPEDIHQGMMELSRILTNIGWWQMLLRGIASGFLIAAMVWMLPSAETSKLAVITIMTWLIAVGGFTHIIAGSMEAWLLVLAGDWTLWHMVGNFAVPVLIGNVVGGTALFALISYAQVVEEI comes from the coding sequence GTGGGCAACGTTCACGTCTCCATGACCGAGCGCCGCTCCAGCAAGCAGCAATCCACCGGCAAACGCCGCGCCGCACGCGGCATCTCGCAGCGCGAAGTTGAAGATGTCGAGGAGATGTCGACGCCGCGCACGCCAGTCATCTACGAGGTGGTACGACGGCTGGGCGACGAAGAGATGGAGCGCCCGGCTTTCTCTCTCTGGTGGTCGGGCGTGGCAGCGGGCCTCTCGATCAGCTTTTCGCTTCTCGCCCAGGCGGTGTTGCACACACACCTTCCCGACGCGCCGTGGCGCGACCTCATCGCGGCTTTCGGCTACTCGATCGGCTTTCTCATCGTCGTGCTCGGTCGGCAGCAACTCTTCACCGAGAGCACCATCACGGTGGTGCTGCCGGTGCTGAACGATCTCTCGCTCGAGAATCTCTGGCGGATGTTGCGGCTATGGGCCATCGTTCTGCTTGCCAATATCGCCGGCACGCTTTTCGCCGCTATCTTCTGCACCTACCTCCCGGCAGTGCCTGAGGATATCCATCAAGGAATGATGGAGCTCAGCCGCATTCTGACGAACATCGGGTGGTGGCAGATGCTCCTGCGCGGCATCGCGTCCGGCTTCCTCATCGCCGCCATGGTTTGGATGCTGCCGAGCGCCGAGACCTCGAAACTCGCCGTCATCACCATCATGACTTGGCTGATTGCGGTCGGCGGCTTCACCCACATCATCGCCGGCAGCATGGAAGCGTGGTTGCTGGTGCTCGCCGGCGATTGGACGCTGTGGCACATGGTCGGCAATTTCGCCGTGCCGGTTCTCATCGGCAACGTGGTGGGCGGCACGGCGCTGTTTGCGCTGATCTCCTACGCCCAGGTCGTGGAGGAGATTTGA
- a CDS encoding winged helix-turn-helix transcriptional regulator codes for MPSPAAVKSSVRRKTLRSYDCAIGCPVEAVLDLIDGKWKGVILYHLQDGSLRFNVLRKRLTGITQRMLTKQLRELEQSGLIVRTVFAEVPPRVEYRLSSLGESLRPVLTMLQDWGETYLQERDQRPGTTAVSRRARG; via the coding sequence ATGCCATCGCCGGCCGCCGTTAAGAGCTCCGTCCGGAGGAAGACTCTCCGCAGCTATGACTGCGCGATCGGCTGCCCGGTCGAGGCCGTGCTGGACCTCATCGACGGCAAATGGAAGGGCGTCATCCTCTACCACCTGCAGGACGGCTCGCTGCGTTTCAACGTGCTGCGCAAGCGATTGACCGGCATCACCCAGCGCATGCTGACCAAGCAACTGCGCGAGCTGGAGCAGTCCGGCCTGATCGTGCGCACGGTCTTTGCCGAGGTGCCGCCCCGGGTTGAGTACCGCCTGTCATCCCTGGGCGAGAGCCTGCGGCCTGTGCTGACGATGCTGCAGGACTGGGGTGAAACCTATCTGCAGGAGCGGGACCAGCGGCCTGGCACGACGGCGGTGTCTCGGCGGGCGCGGGGTTGA
- the rplQ gene encoding 50S ribosomal protein L17, translating to MRHGKVHRKLGKKPAHRKAMFANMSASLIKHEQIMTTLPKAKELRPVVEKLVTLAKKGGLHARRQAISQVRDVDMVKKLFEVLGPRYKERNGGYTRIMKAGFRYGDSAPVAVIEFVDRDVDAKGQDSGPVQGQTAEAETVAA from the coding sequence ATGCGTCACGGTAAGGTTCACCGCAAGCTGGGCAAGAAGCCGGCTCACCGCAAGGCGATGTTCGCCAACATGTCGGCCTCGCTCATCAAGCACGAGCAGATCATGACCACGCTGCCGAAGGCGAAGGAACTTCGCCCGGTGGTGGAGAAGCTGGTGACGCTGGCCAAGAAGGGCGGCCTGCATGCCCGCCGCCAGGCGATTTCGCAGGTCCGCGACGTCGACATGGTCAAGAAGCTCTTCGAGGTGCTCGGCCCGCGCTACAAAGAGCGCAACGGCGGCTACACCCGCATCATGAAGGCGGGCTTCCGCTACGGCGACTCCGCCCCGGTGGCGGTGATCGAATTCGTCGACCGCGACGTCGATGCCAAGGGCCAGGACTCGGGCCCGGTGCAGGGCCAGACCGCGGAAGCCGAGACGGTCGCCGCCTAA
- a CDS encoding ArsR/SmtB family transcription factor has protein sequence MDAVFKALADASRRELLDRLRAENGLTLGQLCERLAKSGSPMTRQAVSKHLAILEEANLVAAVKRGREKLHYLNPVPIHEIAERWIGKFERSRLQALSDLKKDLEAHDE, from the coding sequence ATGGACGCGGTCTTCAAAGCGCTCGCGGATGCAAGCCGCCGGGAATTGCTCGACCGTTTGCGCGCCGAGAACGGCCTCACTCTGGGCCAGCTGTGCGAGCGGCTTGCCAAATCGGGCTCACCGATGACGCGGCAGGCGGTGAGCAAGCATCTCGCGATCCTCGAGGAGGCCAATCTGGTCGCGGCGGTCAAGCGTGGCCGCGAGAAGCTGCACTATCTCAATCCAGTGCCGATCCACGAGATCGCAGAACGCTGGATCGGCAAGTTCGAACGTTCGCGGCTACAGGCGCTGAGTGACCTGAAAAAGGACCTGGAGGCGCATGATGAGTAA
- a CDS encoding cache domain-containing protein: MAQLDHAGAAGEDSSDVSALTARLTAEVNQIACDKASAIRGITADMKMLSLNALVESARAGEQGRGFAVVAKEVSDVGHRIETIARELESELVKRTGALMKSIGQMADRSTGERMVDLSLNAIELMDRNLYERTCDVRWWATDSAVVDCATAPDPANGAHASERLGVILGAYTVYLDLWLCSLDGTILANGRPDKFKVKGRNVSGAAWFRDALALKSGDEYVAGDVERQSLLNNAQVATYCASVRSKGQSRGKPLGILAIHFDWETQARAIVQGVRVNDDAARVLLVDADFRVIASSDGQGLLTERFPLAAAKRSSGYYQDASGAVVAFHVTPGYETYKGLGWYGVIVRRAQGPAARESSVQTTSSGPVAA; encoded by the coding sequence ATGGCACAGCTCGATCACGCGGGGGCGGCAGGTGAAGACTCTTCGGACGTGTCCGCGCTCACCGCGCGTCTGACCGCGGAGGTGAACCAGATTGCCTGCGATAAGGCCTCGGCGATCCGCGGCATCACCGCGGACATGAAGATGCTGTCGCTCAACGCGCTGGTCGAAAGTGCGCGCGCCGGCGAGCAGGGCCGCGGCTTTGCCGTGGTGGCGAAGGAAGTGAGCGACGTCGGCCACCGCATCGAGACCATCGCGCGCGAACTTGAATCCGAACTGGTCAAGCGCACCGGCGCCTTGATGAAGTCGATCGGCCAGATGGCGGACCGTTCGACCGGCGAGCGCATGGTCGATCTGTCGCTCAATGCCATCGAGCTGATGGATCGCAACCTCTACGAACGCACCTGCGACGTACGTTGGTGGGCGACGGATTCGGCCGTGGTCGATTGCGCGACCGCACCTGATCCGGCGAACGGCGCGCATGCGAGCGAGCGTCTTGGCGTGATCCTCGGTGCCTATACGGTTTATCTCGATCTCTGGCTGTGCAGCCTCGACGGCACGATCCTGGCCAATGGCCGGCCCGACAAGTTCAAGGTTAAAGGGCGCAACGTTTCCGGCGCGGCCTGGTTTCGCGATGCGCTGGCCTTGAAGTCCGGCGATGAATACGTGGCGGGCGATGTCGAACGGCAGTCGCTGCTCAACAATGCACAAGTTGCGACTTACTGCGCGAGTGTGCGGAGCAAGGGGCAGTCCCGCGGCAAGCCGCTGGGCATTCTCGCGATCCACTTCGATTGGGAGACGCAGGCGAGAGCCATCGTCCAAGGCGTGCGCGTCAATGACGACGCCGCGCGTGTGCTGCTGGTCGATGCCGACTTCCGCGTCATCGCGTCGTCGGACGGTCAGGGGCTTTTGACCGAACGCTTTCCGCTGGCCGCCGCGAAGCGAAGCAGCGGTTACTATCAAGATGCATCCGGCGCGGTCGTGGCTTTCCACGTCACGCCCGGCTACGAGACCTATAAGGGGCTCGGCTGGTACGGTGTGATCGTGCGTCGTGCGCAGGGCCCGGCGGCGAGAGAGTCTTCCGTGCAAACCACCAGCTCGGGCCCGGTCGCAGCCTGA
- a CDS encoding replication-associated recombination protein A: MAKNPAPNLFAAAGLDADAPRPLADKLRPQKLSEVVGQDHLLGPDGVLTRMLETRSLGSLIFWGPPGTGKTTVARLLAQATDLHFEQISAIFTGVADLKRVFEEARRRREMGQGTLLFVDEVHRFNRAQQDSFLPVMEDGTIVLIGATTENPSFELNAALLSRARVLVFKSLGADAVEQLLKRAEQIEGKPLPLDGNARLMLAGMADGDGRASLTLAEEVWRAARPGEIFDGVKLQEIVQRRAPLYDKSQDGHYNLISALHKSVRGSDPDAALYYLCRMLDAGEPPLYIARRVVRMAIEDIGLADPQAMIIANAAKETYDFLGSPEGELAIAQAVIYCATAPKSNAGYVAYNTAMEVAKRGGSLLPPKHILNAPTGLMKDEGYGRGYAYDHDQEEAFSGQSYFPEALPRQQFYNPVERGFEREIRKRLDYWAKLRKERGGA, translated from the coding sequence ATGGCTAAAAATCCCGCGCCCAATTTGTTCGCCGCCGCCGGGCTGGATGCGGACGCGCCGCGTCCGCTTGCCGACAAGCTGCGGCCGCAAAAGTTGTCCGAGGTCGTGGGGCAGGACCACTTGCTCGGTCCTGACGGCGTGCTCACGCGCATGCTAGAGACGCGTTCGCTCGGCTCGCTGATCTTCTGGGGACCGCCAGGCACCGGCAAGACCACCGTGGCGCGGTTATTGGCACAGGCCACCGATCTGCATTTCGAACAGATCTCGGCGATCTTCACCGGTGTTGCCGATCTCAAGCGCGTGTTCGAGGAGGCGCGCCGCCGCCGCGAGATGGGGCAGGGCACGCTGCTGTTCGTCGACGAGGTGCATCGCTTCAACAGAGCGCAGCAGGACAGCTTCCTGCCGGTGATGGAAGACGGCACCATCGTGCTGATCGGCGCGACGACGGAGAATCCGTCCTTCGAGCTCAATGCGGCGCTTCTGTCGCGCGCGCGTGTGCTGGTGTTCAAGTCGCTCGGCGCAGATGCGGTCGAGCAACTGCTCAAACGCGCCGAGCAGATCGAAGGCAAGCCGCTTCCGCTCGACGGGAATGCGCGTCTGATGCTGGCCGGCATGGCCGATGGCGATGGCCGCGCCTCGCTCACCCTCGCCGAAGAAGTCTGGCGCGCTGCACGCCCGGGCGAGATATTCGATGGCGTCAAGCTGCAGGAGATCGTGCAGCGGCGCGCGCCGCTCTACGACAAGAGCCAGGATGGCCATTACAATCTCATCTCCGCGCTGCACAAATCGGTCCGCGGCTCCGATCCCGATGCGGCGCTCTATTATCTCTGCCGTATGTTGGACGCGGGCGAACCGCCGCTCTACATCGCGCGCCGCGTCGTGCGCATGGCGATCGAGGACATAGGGCTCGCCGATCCGCAGGCGATGATCATCGCCAACGCCGCCAAGGAGACTTACGACTTTCTCGGCTCGCCCGAGGGCGAACTCGCCATCGCACAGGCGGTGATCTATTGCGCCACCGCGCCGAAGTCGAACGCCGGCTATGTCGCCTACAATACCGCGATGGAGGTCGCCAAGCGCGGCGGGTCGCTCTTACCGCCCAAGCACATCCTCAATGCGCCCACGGGCCTGATGAAGGACGAAGGCTACGGTCGCGGTTATGCCTACGACCACGATCAGGAAGAAGCTTTCTCGGGACAGAGCTACTTCCCCGAAGCGCTGCCGCGTCAACAGTTCTACAATCCGGTCGAACGCGGATTCGAACGTGAAATCAGAAAGCGACTGGATTACTGGGCGAAGCTGAGGAAGGAACGGGGCGGGGCATGA
- a CDS encoding DegQ family serine endoprotease — MPSMMRLLVLACGLVALSAPPLLAQERRVPTQPELVLSYAPVVQRVSPAVVNVYAARVVQQRNPLFDDPIFRRFFGGPGGGPSQLQRSLGSGVIVDSSGLIVTNNHVIEGADEVKVSLADKREFEASVVLKDQRTDLAVLRIKDGNTHFPFLDFANSDALQVGDVVLAIGNPFGVGQTVTHGIVSALARTQVGITDYQFFIQTDAAINPGNSGGALVDLAGKLVGINTAIFSRSGGSQGVGFAIPANMVRVVVASAKSGGGAVKRPWLGAKLQVITPDIAESMGLKRPAGALVANVLPGGPAAQGGLKAGDIIVSVDGQDVDDPNAFDYRFATKPLGGKAQLGIERGGKPQSVSVALITAPDTPREEITIRSRSPFFGAKVANLSPALADELRLNSDEGVVILDVDQGSYASNLGFQRGDVILEVNGEKIAKTGDLARASDRQSRTWRIQLLRGGQKISAVFGG, encoded by the coding sequence ATGCCATCGATGATGCGGCTCCTTGTTCTGGCCTGCGGTCTGGTCGCGCTGTCCGCGCCGCCGCTGCTGGCGCAGGAGCGGCGGGTACCGACCCAGCCCGAGCTCGTCCTGTCCTATGCGCCGGTCGTGCAGCGCGTGTCGCCGGCCGTGGTCAACGTTTATGCCGCGCGCGTGGTGCAGCAGCGCAATCCGTTGTTCGACGATCCGATCTTCCGGCGCTTCTTCGGCGGCCCGGGAGGCGGTCCCAGCCAGTTGCAGCGCTCGCTGGGGTCCGGCGTTATCGTCGACAGTTCGGGGCTCATTGTCACCAACAACCATGTGATCGAAGGCGCCGACGAGGTGAAAGTCTCGCTCGCCGACAAGCGTGAGTTCGAAGCGAGCGTCGTGCTCAAGGATCAGCGCACCGATCTCGCCGTGCTGCGCATCAAGGACGGCAACACGCATTTTCCGTTCCTCGATTTCGCCAACTCCGACGCGCTGCAAGTCGGCGATGTCGTATTGGCCATCGGTAACCCGTTCGGCGTCGGCCAGACGGTAACGCACGGCATCGTCTCGGCGCTGGCGCGCACGCAGGTCGGTATCACCGACTATCAGTTCTTCATCCAGACCGACGCTGCGATCAATCCGGGCAATTCGGGCGGCGCGCTGGTCGATCTCGCGGGCAAGCTCGTCGGCATCAATACAGCGATCTTCTCACGCTCCGGCGGCTCGCAGGGTGTCGGCTTTGCCATTCCCGCCAACATGGTGCGTGTTGTCGTCGCCTCGGCCAAGAGCGGCGGCGGCGCGGTGAAACGGCCGTGGCTCGGCGCCAAGCTGCAGGTGATCACCCCCGATATTGCCGAGAGCATGGGCCTCAAACGTCCGGCCGGCGCGCTCGTCGCCAATGTGCTGCCCGGCGGACCGGCGGCGCAGGGGGGACTGAAGGCGGGCGACATCATCGTCTCGGTGGACGGCCAGGACGTCGACGACCCCAATGCCTTCGACTACCGCTTCGCCACCAAGCCGCTCGGCGGCAAAGCGCAGCTCGGCATCGAGCGCGGTGGCAAGCCGCAATCCGTCTCGGTCGCGCTGATAACCGCACCGGACACGCCGCGCGAGGAGATCACCATCCGCTCGCGCTCGCCGTTCTTCGGCGCCAAGGTCGCGAATTTGTCGCCGGCGCTCGCCGATGAATTGCGTCTCAACAGCGACGAGGGCGTCGTCATCCTCGACGTCGATCAAGGCTCGTATGCGAGCAATCTCGGTTTCCAGCGCGGCGACGTGATCCTCGAGGTCAACGGCGAGAAGATCGCCAAGACCGGCGATCTCGCGCGCGCCAGCGATCGGCAGAGCCGGACATGGCGTATCCAGCTTCTGCGCGGCGGGCAGAAGATTTCCGCGGTGTTCGGTGGATGA